The Stomoxys calcitrans chromosome 3, idStoCalc2.1, whole genome shotgun sequence genome includes a region encoding these proteins:
- the LOC131996416 gene encoding histone H1-like, producing the protein MSDAAVVEATASPVAAVEKKAPKKAAAKAKKPSAAPSHPPTQQMVDAAIKTLKERGGSSLPAIKKYLASTYKVDAVKLAPFIKKYLKSAVASGKLIQTKGKGASGSFKLSPSASKEPKAKSAEKKKKVPAGDKKKKAAAPKKAAGEKKAAAKKPSAAKKTAEKKKTEKAKAKTAKKTGTVKAKPAKTAAKASATKPKAPKAKTTAAKPKKAAAAKKPAAKKTAAKK; encoded by the coding sequence atgtctgacgccgccgttgttgaagccaccgcatctccagtcgccgctgttgagaaaaaggcacctaagaaagccgctgccaaggcaaagaaaccctctgctgccccaagccatccaccaacccaacaaatggtcgatgctgccatcaaaacattgaaagaacgtggtggttcctcattgcctgccatcaagaaatacttggccagcacatacaaagttgatgctgtaaaattggccccattcatcaagaagtacttgaagagcgctgttgctagtggaaaattgatccaaactaaaggtaagggtgcctccggttcattcaaattgtccccatctgcctcgaaggaacctaaagcaaagagcgctgaaaagaagaagaaggtcccagccggtgataagaaaaagaaggcagcagcacccaaaaaggcagccggtgaaaagaaagccgctgcaaagaagccttccgctgctaaaaagaccgccgagaagaagaagaccgaaaaggccaaggctaaaactgccaaaaagacaggtacagttaaagctaaacccgcaaaaacagccgccaaagcatcagccactaaaccaaaggcacccaaggcaaaaaccaccgctgccaagcccaaaaaggctgccgcagcaaagaagccagctgccaagaagaccgccgctaagaagtaa
- the LOC131996419 gene encoding histone H2A translates to MSGRGKGGKVKGKAKSRSNRAGLQFPVGRIHRLLRKGNYAERVGAGAPVYLAAVMEYLAAEVLELAGNAARDNKKTRIIPRHLQLAIRNDEELNKLLSGVTIAQGGVLPNIQAVLLPKKTEKKA, encoded by the coding sequence atgtctggtcgtggtaaaggtggcaaagttaagggaaaggcaaagtcccgttccaaccgtgctggtcttcaattccccgtcggtcgtatccatcgtttgttgcgcaaaggcaactatgctgaacgtgttggtgccggagctccagtttacttggctgctgtcatggagtatttggccgctgaagttcttgaattggctggcaacgctgctcgtgacaacaagaagacaagaattatcccccgtcacttgcaattggctatccgtaatgacgaagaattgaacaaattgctgtccggtgtcaccattgctcaaggtggtgtattgccaaacatccaagctgttctcttgcccaagaagaccgaaaagaaggcttaa